The following proteins come from a genomic window of Marinobacter antarcticus:
- the djlA gene encoding co-chaperone DjlA — MLFAMIIGGLIGYAFGRFPGFLVGAALGAFLLNRAKSRLLGKLQNIQSGFIESVFAVMGALCKADGVVSDDEIQVAEAMFVRFRLNEAQRETAKAAFSRGKNPGFDLDAELDHFLRISGRQPAFLQMFLQVQVSAVAADGVVHPAEHEMLVRIARGLGLPESQVDQLEAMLRGTRAGQAGSQRSTAQQNDDAYKVLGVPPSISDAELKKVYRKLMSENHPDKLAGRGLPESMREMAEERTQEITHAYDVIKESRKTSA, encoded by the coding sequence ATGCTGTTTGCAATGATCATTGGTGGTTTGATTGGTTACGCCTTTGGCAGGTTTCCCGGTTTTCTGGTGGGGGCAGCTCTTGGTGCATTTCTACTTAACCGCGCGAAAAGCCGCCTGCTTGGCAAACTCCAGAACATTCAATCCGGCTTCATCGAATCTGTATTTGCCGTTATGGGCGCCCTTTGCAAGGCAGATGGCGTCGTTTCGGACGATGAAATACAAGTAGCCGAAGCCATGTTTGTGCGCTTCCGCCTTAACGAAGCCCAGAGAGAGACCGCCAAGGCCGCGTTCAGCCGTGGCAAGAATCCAGGCTTTGATCTGGATGCAGAGCTGGATCACTTCCTGCGCATCAGCGGGCGTCAGCCAGCTTTCCTGCAGATGTTTCTTCAGGTTCAGGTTTCCGCCGTCGCGGCGGATGGCGTAGTGCACCCGGCTGAGCACGAAATGCTGGTTCGCATTGCTCGCGGGCTGGGCCTGCCTGAAAGCCAGGTTGATCAACTGGAAGCTATGTTGCGCGGAACGCGCGCCGGCCAGGCTGGCAGCCAACGGTCTACGGCTCAGCAAAATGACGATGCTTACAAGGTTCTGGGGGTACCCCCTTCAATAAGCGATGCGGAGCTCAAGAAGGTATATCGCAAACTGATGAGCGAGAACCACCCCGACAAGCTTGCAGGGCGCGGCCTTCCAGAAAGCATGCGCGAAATGGCGGAAGAACGTACACAGGAAATTACCCACGCCTACGATGTGATCAAAGAATCCCGCAAAACCAGCGCCTAA
- the alkB gene encoding DNA oxidative demethylase AlkB, which translates to MTPDLFADQPVEITTETLSEGALVLRHFASAVCEDLLREIGQITAAAPARHMKTPGGHRMSVAMSCCGSWGWVTDGRGYRYQAEDPCSGDLWPAMPSVFAGLARSAALAAGYPDFTPDACLINRYEPGAKMGLHQDKNERDLSQPIVSVSLGLPQVFQFGGLTRSERPLNIPLGHGDVVVWGGPSRLRYHGVLTLKAGMHPVTGPFRFNLTFRCAR; encoded by the coding sequence ATGACACCCGATCTGTTTGCTGATCAGCCTGTTGAAATAACGACCGAAACGCTGTCGGAGGGTGCGCTTGTGCTTCGGCATTTCGCATCGGCCGTGTGTGAGGATCTGCTGCGTGAGATCGGGCAGATAACGGCAGCTGCCCCCGCGAGGCACATGAAAACACCCGGCGGGCACCGCATGTCTGTCGCCATGAGTTGTTGTGGAAGCTGGGGTTGGGTGACCGATGGTCGAGGATATCGCTATCAGGCTGAAGATCCCTGTTCCGGCGACCTCTGGCCGGCGATGCCTTCCGTTTTCGCCGGTTTGGCAAGGTCGGCTGCACTGGCAGCGGGATATCCGGATTTCACCCCGGACGCCTGCCTCATTAACCGCTACGAACCCGGCGCAAAAATGGGGCTGCATCAGGATAAAAATGAGAGAGATCTGTCGCAGCCGATCGTATCGGTATCTCTGGGGTTGCCTCAGGTGTTCCAGTTCGGCGGACTGACGCGAAGCGAGCGCCCACTGAACATCCCTTTGGGCCACGGCGATGTGGTGGTCTGGGGTGGGCCTTCACGATTACGCTACCACGGGGTGCTCACACTGAAGGCTGGAATGCACCCAGTGACCGGCCCTTTCCGTTTCAACCTGACTTTTCGTTGCGCCCGTTAG
- a CDS encoding MgtC/SapB family protein — protein MDDVASQFLAAHQTTLNLAVALLLGAIIGLERGWDAREQKSGERIAGIRTFSLIGLLGGISAVLAQEITAWAFPVLLLSVVAMAIVGYSERLDHIRNFSITGMVGMVLTFCFGAIAVAVDPVMATTAAVITAIILDNKEEIHGWVHKLKAHELDAALKLLVISVVMLPLLPNEPMGPGGVLNPREIWWMVVMIASISFVGYFAMRMAGTSKGILFTSLFAGLSSSTALTLHFARQADQHPALNAQFATGILIACGTMFPRILVYCFVINRELLSSLIWPVVVMAMLLYAPAILIWRRNSGTSQVSQPTLNQNPLDLKSALVFGILLTAILLLGDFLKNWLGDTGIYMLAATSGIADVDAITLSLTRMSNNGLAMDAAVMGIVIAAATNNLVKSGMAWVIGNRQTGLYVAGPMLLSLGAGLLVAWLQ, from the coding sequence ATGGACGATGTTGCATCCCAGTTTCTGGCCGCTCACCAGACTACGCTGAATCTTGCTGTCGCTCTCCTGCTTGGCGCCATCATTGGCCTTGAAAGAGGCTGGGACGCCCGCGAACAAAAATCCGGAGAGCGCATAGCCGGCATTCGCACGTTTTCCCTTATTGGTCTTCTGGGAGGCATTTCTGCCGTTCTGGCACAGGAAATCACCGCTTGGGCGTTTCCGGTTCTGTTACTGAGCGTCGTCGCCATGGCGATCGTGGGCTACAGCGAACGGCTTGATCATATCCGCAACTTCAGCATTACCGGCATGGTTGGCATGGTGCTGACGTTCTGTTTCGGCGCCATTGCGGTAGCCGTCGATCCGGTGATGGCGACCACCGCTGCAGTGATTACCGCCATTATTCTGGACAACAAGGAAGAAATTCACGGCTGGGTGCACAAACTCAAAGCCCACGAGCTGGATGCGGCGCTCAAACTGCTTGTTATTTCCGTGGTGATGCTGCCGTTACTACCCAACGAGCCAATGGGCCCAGGTGGCGTCCTCAACCCTCGCGAAATCTGGTGGATGGTGGTGATGATCGCGTCCATATCCTTCGTTGGATATTTCGCTATGCGGATGGCCGGCACCAGCAAGGGTATTCTCTTCACCAGCCTGTTTGCGGGCCTGAGCTCCTCCACCGCACTGACCCTGCATTTTGCCCGCCAGGCCGATCAGCATCCCGCCCTGAACGCACAGTTTGCCACCGGCATCCTGATTGCCTGTGGCACCATGTTCCCGCGCATACTGGTGTACTGTTTCGTGATCAACCGCGAATTGCTGTCGAGCCTGATCTGGCCAGTAGTGGTGATGGCGATGCTGCTTTACGCACCGGCCATTCTTATTTGGCGCAGGAACTCCGGAACAAGTCAGGTAAGCCAACCGACGCTTAACCAGAACCCACTGGATCTGAAATCGGCTCTGGTCTTCGGCATACTGCTGACTGCCATTCTGCTTCTTGGTGACTTTCTGAAAAACTGGCTGGGGGATACCGGCATTTATATGCTGGCTGCTACATCGGGCATTGCAGACGTTGATGCGATTACTCTGTCGCTTACCCGCATGTCCAACAATGGCCTGGCGATGGATGCGGCGGTTATGGGTATCGTTATTGCGGCCGCCACTAATAACCTCGTCAAGTCCGGCATGGCCTGGGTGATTGGTAACCGACAAACAGGGCTCTATGTGGCGGGGCCTATGCTGCTGTCGCTGGGTGCGGGGCTTCTGGTGGCCTGGCTTCAATAG
- a CDS encoding SulP family inorganic anion transporter, with product MVNTLKANWFSNTKGDLLAGIVVALALIPEAIAFSIIAGVDPKVGLYASFCIAVIIAFVGGRPGMISAATGAMALLMVTLVKEHGLEYLLAATLLTGVIQVVAGWLKLGSLMRFVSRSVVTGFVNALAILIFMAQLPELTNVTWHVYAMTAAGLGIIYLFPYVPVLGKVLPSPLICIVALTIVAVLFNIDVRTVGDMGALPDTLPIFLWPDVPLNLETLMIILPYAIPLAMVGLLESMMTATIVDDLTDTESDRNRECRGQGIANIGSGLLGGMAGCAMIGQSIINIKSGGRTRLSTLTAGVFLLVMILVLDDILVRIPMAALVAVMIMVSIGTFSWESIRNLKTHPLSTNIVMLVTVCVVVVTHNLALGVFAGVLLAALFFANKIGHFMEVQTTLDESSGTRTYTVMGQVFFSSSEKFVAAFDFREVVDKVVIDVSRAHFWDITAVGALDKVVIKFRREGAEVEVIGMNQASATIVDRFGVHDKPEGVDQLIGH from the coding sequence ATGGTAAATACTCTGAAAGCCAACTGGTTTTCCAACACCAAGGGCGACCTGCTCGCCGGAATTGTGGTTGCTCTCGCATTAATTCCGGAAGCGATTGCTTTCTCTATCATCGCCGGAGTGGACCCCAAGGTAGGGCTCTACGCCTCATTCTGTATCGCCGTGATCATTGCGTTTGTAGGCGGTCGCCCGGGCATGATCTCTGCGGCAACTGGCGCTATGGCGTTGCTGATGGTGACGCTGGTAAAGGAGCACGGCCTGGAATACCTGTTGGCCGCCACGCTGTTAACCGGGGTGATTCAGGTTGTGGCTGGCTGGCTGAAGCTGGGTAGCCTGATGCGCTTTGTATCTCGCTCGGTGGTTACAGGCTTCGTGAATGCTCTGGCAATCCTGATCTTTATGGCCCAGTTGCCTGAGCTTACCAACGTAACCTGGCACGTTTACGCAATGACTGCAGCCGGGTTGGGTATAATTTACCTGTTCCCTTATGTACCGGTGCTGGGCAAGGTGCTGCCATCGCCGCTGATTTGCATCGTGGCACTGACTATTGTGGCGGTGCTGTTCAATATAGACGTGCGTACCGTGGGCGATATGGGTGCATTGCCCGACACTCTGCCGATCTTTCTCTGGCCGGATGTGCCGCTAAACCTCGAAACCCTGATGATTATTCTGCCGTATGCCATTCCGCTGGCCATGGTCGGCTTGCTGGAATCCATGATGACCGCCACCATCGTGGATGATCTGACCGATACCGAAAGTGACCGTAATCGCGAGTGCCGAGGACAGGGGATTGCCAACATCGGGTCTGGACTGCTTGGGGGTATGGCCGGTTGCGCAATGATTGGTCAGTCGATTATCAATATCAAGTCAGGTGGCCGCACCCGGCTTTCCACGCTAACGGCCGGTGTGTTCCTGCTGGTTATGATACTTGTCCTGGACGATATTCTGGTGCGCATTCCCATGGCCGCTCTGGTGGCTGTGATGATTATGGTGTCCATTGGCACCTTCTCCTGGGAATCCATTCGCAACCTGAAAACCCATCCGCTTTCTACCAACATTGTGATGTTGGTCACTGTGTGCGTTGTTGTTGTGACTCATAACCTGGCGCTGGGCGTGTTTGCCGGTGTACTTCTTGCAGCGCTGTTCTTTGCCAACAAGATCGGGCACTTTATGGAAGTACAGACAACGCTGGACGAGTCATCGGGCACGCGCACTTACACCGTGATGGGGCAGGTATTTTTCAGTTCATCGGAAAAATTCGTTGCAGCGTTTGATTTCCGTGAAGTGGTCGATAAAGTGGTTATCGACGTCAGCCGCGCCCACTTCTGGGACATTACTGCCGTGGGTGCGCTGGATAAGGTGGTGATCAAGTTCCGCCGTGAGGGTGCGGAGGTGGAAGTGATCGGCATGAACCAGGCCAGCGCCACCATCGTTGACCGTTTTGGAGTACACGACAAGCCGGAAGGCGTCGACCAGTTGATAGGCCATTAA
- a CDS encoding universal stress protein has protein sequence MQDTTENPQATPQSNRQDTLHVVACIDGSSAAPAVCDYAAWASKHMDSPLTLLHVLDEERYPSEPDLAGNIGLGSREHLLDELAQLDRKRAKLALEHGNHMLDEAAQRLQTVGISEIKKRQRHGDLTESLLGMQEQVRLLVMGLHGESSSDRDQHIGSQLETVIRSMSRPILLVPNEFSAPKSSMLAFDGSATAFRGVEHLAASPVLKGMPLHLVMVGNETPEAMAQLRKAEAMLAPLESDITLAIRSGVVESVLHGYQDEFNIDILVMGAYGHSKIRRFLLGSTTTSMLTSAKKPLVILR, from the coding sequence ATGCAAGACACGACAGAGAACCCCCAAGCCACTCCTCAGTCCAATCGGCAGGATACGCTGCACGTTGTGGCCTGCATTGACGGCTCCAGCGCTGCACCGGCGGTATGTGATTACGCCGCCTGGGCCAGTAAGCATATGGATTCACCGTTGACTCTGCTGCACGTGCTCGACGAAGAGCGTTATCCGTCAGAGCCGGATCTGGCCGGGAACATTGGCCTGGGTAGTCGCGAGCATCTGTTGGATGAACTGGCTCAACTGGATCGCAAGCGGGCCAAACTGGCGCTGGAACACGGTAATCATATGCTGGACGAGGCGGCGCAAAGGTTGCAGACAGTCGGTATCAGCGAGATCAAAAAACGTCAGCGTCACGGCGATCTGACCGAATCGCTGCTGGGCATGCAGGAACAGGTCCGTCTGCTGGTAATGGGGCTGCACGGCGAAAGCAGTTCAGACCGTGATCAACACATTGGCAGCCAGCTGGAAACCGTCATCCGCAGTATGAGCCGCCCGATTCTTCTGGTGCCGAATGAGTTTTCAGCGCCCAAAAGCTCCATGCTGGCTTTCGATGGCAGCGCAACAGCGTTTCGTGGAGTTGAGCACCTGGCTGCCAGCCCGGTACTCAAAGGCATGCCGCTGCATCTGGTGATGGTGGGCAATGAAACGCCTGAAGCCATGGCCCAGCTGCGCAAAGCCGAGGCTATGCTGGCTCCTTTGGAGTCCGACATTACACTGGCCATCCGTAGCGGTGTTGTAGAGTCGGTGCTGCATGGTTATCAGGATGAGTTCAATATCGATATTCTGGTGATGGGCGCTTACGGCCACTCGAAAATACGCCGCTTTTTGTTGGGCAGCACGACCACCAGTATGCTGACGTCGGCTAAAAAGCCGCTGGTGATTCTGCGCTAG
- the trpB gene encoding tryptophan synthase subunit beta, which translates to MSTPSPYDNLPDAQGFFGKFGGQFVPPEMKQVMDEISAAYQEIRQRKDFQDELNYLLADYVGRPSPIFYARRLSEKLGGARIYLKREDLNHTGAHKINHCLGEALLAKFMGKTKVIAETGAGQHGVALATACALVGIPCEIHMGTVDIAKEHPNVTKMKILGATLVPVTRGTATLKDAVDSAFDEYLKDPQNFIYAIGSVVGPHPFPGMVRDFQSVVGREARAQFMERYKKLPDYVAACVGGGSNAMGIFTAFLNDESVKLVGVEPAGEGLDTDRHAATMTLGKPGQIHGMACYVLEDSEGNPMPVHSIASGLDYPGSGPQHSHLKDLGRVEYASANDNECLDAFMMLSRVEGIIPALESAHAVAWAIREAPKLSQEQSILINLSGRGDKDADYVAEKLGL; encoded by the coding sequence ATGAGCACACCTTCCCCCTATGACAACCTGCCCGATGCACAGGGTTTTTTTGGTAAATTCGGAGGGCAGTTTGTGCCGCCGGAAATGAAGCAGGTAATGGATGAAATCAGCGCCGCCTATCAGGAAATCCGCCAGCGTAAGGATTTTCAGGATGAACTGAATTACTTGCTAGCAGACTATGTGGGTCGCCCCAGCCCGATTTTCTACGCGCGCCGTCTGTCCGAAAAGCTCGGAGGAGCGCGCATCTATCTGAAACGGGAGGACCTTAACCACACCGGTGCTCACAAGATCAATCACTGCCTGGGTGAAGCCTTGCTGGCGAAGTTCATGGGCAAGACCAAAGTCATTGCGGAGACTGGCGCGGGCCAGCACGGTGTCGCCTTGGCAACGGCTTGCGCTCTGGTGGGCATTCCCTGCGAGATCCATATGGGTACGGTGGATATCGCCAAAGAACACCCGAACGTGACCAAGATGAAAATCCTGGGCGCCACGCTGGTTCCGGTTACTCGCGGTACCGCCACCCTCAAAGACGCCGTCGACAGCGCCTTTGATGAGTACCTGAAAGATCCGCAGAATTTCATCTACGCCATTGGCTCCGTTGTTGGCCCGCATCCCTTCCCGGGGATGGTTCGCGACTTTCAGTCGGTTGTTGGTCGCGAAGCCCGCGCGCAGTTTATGGAGCGTTACAAGAAGCTTCCGGATTACGTAGCTGCCTGCGTGGGTGGCGGTTCCAATGCCATGGGCATTTTCACGGCGTTCCTGAATGATGAAAGCGTCAAGCTGGTAGGTGTAGAGCCGGCCGGTGAAGGCCTGGATACAGATCGCCACGCAGCAACCATGACACTGGGCAAGCCCGGTCAGATACACGGCATGGCCTGCTATGTGCTCGAAGATAGCGAAGGTAACCCAATGCCTGTGCACTCCATTGCTTCCGGGCTGGACTACCCTGGCAGTGGCCCACAGCACAGCCATCTGAAAGACCTGGGCCGTGTGGAGTACGCCAGCGCCAATGACAACGAGTGTCTGGATGCGTTTATGATGCTGTCGCGGGTGGAAGGCATCATTCCTGCGCTGGAAAGCGCTCACGCGGTGGCTTGGGCCATACGCGAGGCTCCAAAGCTATCGCAGGAGCAGTCCATTCTGATCAACCTTTCAGGCCGTGGGGATAAAGACGCCGACTACGTGGCAGAAAAACTGGGGCTGTAA
- a CDS encoding BaiN/RdsA family NAD(P)/FAD-dependent oxidoreductase has translation MTASSSNQYDVIIIGAGAAGLMCAATAGYRGRKVLVLDHANKPGKKILMSGGGRCNFINLNSTPANFLSDNPRFCISALKRYTPQHFLDLVERHGIEHEEKAAGQLFCKDSAKDIVTMLLTECEWAGAEIRMKTSVKGIAQEAEHYRVKTGSGTLLCESLVIACGGLSIPTMGATGFGYEIARQFGLTVLPTRAGLVPFTLHPELKQQLAPLSGVSCPVDAACNNQHFREPMLVTHRGLSGPSMLQISSFWHPGDPLRINLLPERNIREDLASLRKQKPQSTVAQYLAQHLPKRFAQAFNELYGWQGPLQAYKNIDLEQIADTLGQWTVKPAGTEGYRTAEVTLGGVDTRQLSSKTMAALDHPNLYFIGEVVDVTGHLGGHNFNWAWASGVAAGQSA, from the coding sequence ATGACGGCAAGCTCCAGCAACCAGTACGATGTGATCATTATCGGTGCCGGCGCCGCAGGCCTGATGTGCGCAGCCACAGCAGGCTATCGTGGTCGCAAGGTGCTGGTACTCGATCACGCCAACAAACCCGGTAAAAAAATTCTCATGTCCGGTGGCGGGCGCTGTAATTTCATCAATCTCAACAGCACGCCTGCCAACTTTCTATCAGACAACCCACGTTTCTGCATCTCAGCGCTAAAACGCTATACCCCGCAGCATTTTCTGGATCTTGTGGAGCGTCACGGCATAGAACACGAAGAGAAAGCAGCCGGCCAGTTGTTCTGCAAGGACAGCGCAAAAGACATAGTCACCATGCTGCTGACCGAATGCGAATGGGCCGGTGCCGAAATCCGCATGAAAACCAGCGTGAAAGGCATTGCCCAGGAGGCCGAACACTACCGTGTAAAAACCGGCTCAGGCACTTTGCTCTGTGAATCCCTGGTTATCGCCTGCGGAGGGCTATCCATCCCGACCATGGGTGCCACAGGATTCGGGTACGAGATTGCCCGGCAGTTCGGGCTTACGGTTCTGCCTACCCGGGCAGGGCTTGTGCCCTTCACGCTGCACCCGGAGTTGAAACAGCAACTGGCACCTCTCTCAGGCGTGAGTTGCCCGGTGGATGCAGCCTGTAATAATCAACATTTCCGTGAACCCATGCTGGTCACACACCGGGGCCTGAGCGGACCGTCGATGCTACAGATCTCCAGCTTCTGGCATCCCGGCGATCCGCTGAGGATCAACCTGCTACCAGAGCGCAATATCCGTGAAGATCTTGCTTCCCTGCGCAAACAAAAGCCGCAATCAACCGTTGCCCAGTACCTGGCCCAGCACCTGCCCAAGCGTTTTGCGCAGGCCTTCAACGAGCTATACGGCTGGCAAGGCCCTCTTCAGGCCTACAAGAATATCGATCTTGAGCAGATTGCGGACACACTGGGGCAGTGGACAGTCAAGCCAGCGGGAACAGAAGGGTATCGCACAGCTGAAGTAACTCTGGGCGGTGTAGACACCCGCCAGCTTTCATCAAAAACCATGGCAGCACTCGATCATCCGAACCTGTACTTTATTGGCGAGGTTGTGGACGTAACAGGCCACCTGGGCGGGCATAACTTTAATTGGGCCTGGGCTTCAGGGGTGGCTGCGGGGCAGTCAGCCTGA
- a CDS encoding PhzF family phenazine biosynthesis protein: MSYPIYQIDAFTSELFKGNPAAVMPLKAWLPDETLQALAAENNLSETAFFVHEPGADDSDFHIRWFTPRIEVPLCGHATLASAWVIFNKLNWPAEHIRFHSKSGPLGIHKAPDDWLVLDFPNLPVEERETPANISGALEGAPATAFYVPGDSNYMVVLENETAVKAAQPDMRMLKELDNLGLIITAPGETADFVSRYFAPGAGLDEDPVTGSIHSVLVPYWAEKLGKTILEARQLSARGGFLRCELKGDRVAIAGQAAFYMEGTVHMD, translated from the coding sequence ATGAGTTATCCCATCTATCAGATAGACGCTTTTACCAGCGAGCTTTTCAAGGGTAATCCGGCCGCTGTCATGCCACTGAAAGCATGGCTTCCGGATGAGACACTTCAGGCACTGGCCGCCGAGAACAACCTGTCGGAGACGGCGTTTTTTGTGCACGAACCCGGCGCCGATGACTCGGACTTTCACATACGTTGGTTCACTCCCCGTATCGAGGTGCCTCTTTGCGGGCATGCCACTCTGGCCAGCGCCTGGGTTATTTTCAATAAGTTGAATTGGCCTGCGGAGCACATTCGTTTTCACTCCAAAAGCGGTCCACTGGGTATCCACAAAGCTCCGGACGACTGGCTGGTTCTGGATTTTCCCAACCTTCCTGTCGAGGAGCGAGAAACACCGGCGAATATAAGTGGCGCCCTTGAAGGCGCACCCGCGACTGCCTTCTACGTTCCCGGCGACTCCAACTACATGGTCGTTCTGGAAAATGAGACCGCCGTGAAAGCAGCGCAACCGGATATGCGTATGCTAAAAGAACTCGACAATCTGGGTTTGATCATCACCGCACCTGGCGAGACTGCCGACTTTGTTAGCCGTTACTTCGCCCCCGGCGCGGGGCTTGATGAAGACCCGGTAACCGGCTCGATTCACAGTGTGCTGGTGCCCTACTGGGCAGAAAAGCTCGGCAAAACCATTCTCGAGGCAAGGCAACTCTCAGCTCGTGGCGGTTTTTTACGCTGTGAATTGAAGGGCGATCGTGTCGCTATCGCGGGGCAAGCCGCGTTCTATATGGAAGGAACTGTTCACATGGATTGA
- a CDS encoding acyl-CoA synthetase, with amino-acid sequence MTSIFDQGLAPVDANYAVQSPIDFIERTASVYPEYPSIIHGAIRYNWSQTYDRSRRLASALKGRGIGQGDTVAAMLPNIPAMVECHFGVPMIGAVLNALNIRLDAEAIAFMLEHGESKAVIADREFGAVIRDAVSRMENKPLIIDVDDPEYGEGVQVSDLDYEAFLKEGDPQFQWSFPESEWDAISLNYTSGTTGNPKGVVYHHRGAYINALGNQAVWSMGMHPVYLWTLPMFHCNGWCFPWTITAMAGTHVCLRRVDPVKILQLIKEHQVTHMCGAPIVLNALLNVPPEAKAGIDHEVRSMTAGAAPPAQVIGAVEEMGIKVTHVYGLTEVYGPVTVCAWKSEWDELPLHDRAKIKARQGVRYHTLAGTMVGDINTMEAVPKDGKTIGEIFLRGNTVMKGYLKNPKATEEAFRGGWFHTGDLAVWHEDGYMEIKDRLKDIIISGGENISTIEVEDVLYRHPAVLEAAVVARPDEKWGETPCAFVTLKPEAGDVSEEDIINFCRGHLARFKVPKTVVFSELPKTSTGKIQKFVLRDQAKALE; translated from the coding sequence ATGACCTCAATCTTCGATCAGGGCCTTGCCCCCGTTGATGCTAACTACGCCGTTCAATCCCCGATTGATTTTATTGAGCGTACCGCCAGTGTTTACCCCGAGTATCCCTCCATCATTCACGGGGCCATCCGATACAACTGGTCTCAGACTTATGATCGCTCACGGCGCTTGGCTTCGGCCTTGAAAGGTCGTGGCATTGGCCAAGGCGATACGGTAGCCGCCATGTTGCCCAATATTCCGGCCATGGTGGAGTGTCATTTCGGTGTGCCCATGATTGGCGCAGTCTTGAATGCATTGAATATACGCCTGGATGCAGAAGCCATTGCCTTCATGCTTGAGCACGGTGAGTCCAAGGCTGTGATCGCAGATCGTGAATTCGGTGCGGTGATTCGCGATGCTGTCAGCCGTATGGAAAACAAGCCGCTGATCATCGATGTGGACGACCCGGAATACGGCGAGGGTGTTCAGGTCAGCGACCTGGACTACGAAGCATTTCTGAAAGAAGGTGATCCGCAGTTTCAGTGGAGCTTCCCGGAAAGTGAGTGGGATGCCATATCGCTGAACTACACTTCCGGAACCACCGGCAACCCCAAAGGCGTGGTGTATCACCATCGCGGCGCTTATATCAACGCGCTGGGTAACCAGGCAGTGTGGTCGATGGGCATGCACCCTGTGTATCTGTGGACGTTGCCGATGTTCCACTGCAATGGCTGGTGCTTCCCCTGGACGATTACCGCCATGGCGGGCACCCACGTGTGTCTGCGCCGGGTAGACCCGGTAAAGATCCTTCAGCTGATCAAAGAACACCAGGTTACCCACATGTGTGGTGCGCCCATTGTGCTGAACGCACTGCTGAATGTGCCGCCTGAGGCCAAAGCAGGTATTGACCACGAAGTCCGCTCCATGACCGCGGGTGCGGCGCCTCCGGCTCAGGTGATTGGTGCCGTCGAGGAAATGGGCATTAAGGTGACTCACGTATACGGCCTGACGGAGGTCTATGGCCCGGTAACGGTTTGCGCGTGGAAGTCCGAATGGGACGAGTTGCCGCTGCATGACCGTGCGAAGATTAAAGCCCGCCAGGGCGTGCGTTACCATACGCTTGCCGGCACCATGGTGGGTGACATCAACACAATGGAAGCGGTTCCCAAAGATGGTAAAACCATCGGCGAGATCTTCCTGCGTGGTAATACAGTTATGAAAGGCTACCTGAAGAATCCGAAAGCCACTGAGGAGGCGTTCCGCGGCGGCTGGTTCCACACTGGTGATTTGGCTGTGTGGCACGAGGATGGCTACATGGAAATCAAAGATCGCCTGAAGGACATCATTATTTCCGGTGGCGAGAACATTTCCACCATTGAGGTTGAGGATGTGCTCTACCGGCATCCAGCCGTTCTGGAGGCTGCGGTGGTGGCGCGACCGGATGAAAAGTGGGGCGAAACGCCCTGTGCCTTTGTAACGCTGAAGCCAGAAGCGGGGGATGTGAGCGAAGAAGATATTATCAATTTCTGTCGCGGACACCTGGCGCGTTTCAAGGTGCCCAAGACCGTTGTTTTCTCTGAATTGCCCAAGACATCGACAGG